In Brassica napus cultivar Da-Ae chromosome C2, Da-Ae, whole genome shotgun sequence, the sequence TTTCCCTCTTCTAAgttctttgttcttctccttCCTTATGGCGCAACCATTTCCTCCCCTCGCAAGCTTCACGGTGGTCTCGATGATCTGTTATTTGTTGGCCAATGCCTTCATCAGTGTGTTAGTTATTGTCTCCAAGTTTGTCTTCCAAGCATCCGCCCTTGTCCACACCACTGTTAAATCAAAGTAAGTACATTGCTTTCTTCACTTATGTTTGGTCTAATGTATATACCACTAAGCTCTGTCCAGAAATAACTGAATAAGTGTTGATGGGTCGCAGGTGCCAAGCTTTGGAAAGAAGCTCCTCTCTTGCTTCTAGCGTCGTCTGTTTAAAGGTTTGCTCTTTCGCTTCTAAACTTTACCTAAAAGCCATTTAATATTAACTGCATGCTAGAATTCAAAAGCTCCATCTCTCTCCCTTGCATAACATGAAAAAACATATGCTCGTACTTTAGCATCTTCTCTGGCTAAGTGTTATTAATCAGAATTGAGTTAGTGAAATTCTGTTTCTTAAAATAGGCAATCCGAATTCTGAAGCTCAACACAACAGTTGTTATGACACTAGTTGCCGTCACCTTGGTGTCCTTTCTACATCCTGCTTTGGGTCTTTTTGTACTACTAACCTCTCATGCCCTTTGCTGCCATAACTCAATGTGCTGGTAAGCAAAGTTTTTCTCTTTTCAAATGTGTCATTTGAGATAGGAAGATGCTTCAAAATTACACAAAAATGAACACTTTTCCTGAGATATTGGGGGATGTAGGTGatttaatatagatttcaataaaataaatttttgtttacaagtTTGGGTGcctatatctctataaatttttcaaaaaaaaaattggaggtTGGAGGCTAGAGCCAATATTTCATTTGGTCATTAATCAGAGGCAATAGTAGCTAATggtcaattttgtttttgtatcatGGAAGTATCATGATGGCATCGAGGAAAAAGGAACCAGTCGACCAGAAAACTGAAGCCGAGAGAAAAACTCGACATACCTCAGGCAGACTAGAACCCTTACCAGAAGACACGTCTGAAAAATCATTTGTTGAGACACAAGCTGACATCTTCAACCACAGGCACGGCTTACTAATATTGCATCTCCTTGCAGCAATGATGTTTGTACCCTCTCTTGCCGCTTGGTTCCAGGTACTCTTTTTCATGCTGCTACTCGATGGCTGTTAAGAATATGGCATTACCTGAGTGATGGTTCTAATGGAATAATCTTCTTGTATAGCGTATTGGAACGGGGCAAAGCTTCCCTTGGTTTGCTGATTCAGTTCTCTGTGTTGGCGTGATCTTCCACGGGATAATGAACTCAAGACCTGAGTCAAGCATCCTACGCTCTTTCCCATCTGTCTTGGGGCACCAGCTTCGTCCCCATCATATTTATCTTCTGGCGGGTTACTACTGCTTCTTCTCTGGACTAGAGTTGGCTCCTTACAAAGTGTTTTATGTCATTGCGGCTTTAGGATACATCTCTTTGAGTCTTAAGATCTCACAGGTGAACAATAACGACCTTCGGTTTCGTGCCAAAAGCAGAATACACAGACGCTGAGCTCTTTAGTCCCGAACAATTGAATATTCAAATAGTGGATCTTCACTGCTCAATGAACGGAGGAAATGAAATCAAAGAGAATTTTGTTATGGTTTCAATCTTCATCAGTAATGTTAGTTAGATTCAGAATTGGTTTCATTGTTTTTTCTGCAGCGTGTTTGTTTTGTCTTATACGTTACACGAACAAAGGGCTCGTTGCCTGGACCAGGCTACTATGATTGTTTTGGATGATATGGTTTAGGTAATTAGCCGAGAGAGCAGATTGTATGTTTGGATGACATGGTTATTATACGTTAATACTATGTCACGGTTTATGATCTGTAAATGAGTTTCAATTAAGATAACAAcggaaaatatcattttaagcTCTTGTTACTCGCAGAAAGAAGCAATCAGGAGAATGAAAAACGAATACAAATGAAGAGGAAGAGTCGCAAAATGCCGTTATAAACCAAAGCAAGTTAGGCAACTCAGTAGATGAAACCGGCTACCAGAGCCATGGTGACTACGGCCAAGCCGGTTATTATATCGGCGGCAGCAATGACGGAGGAGTTTGGTGTCTTTGCGTAGTTATTGTCGTTGTCGTATTGAGCCGAGACCGTCGTAATCATCAATGCCAACACTACTAGACAGGCCAAAGTCATCTGAACAAAGATGTTCTTCATCATTATTTGTTTGGCGTTGTTTCTGAAAACGGTGTGTGTAAGAAGATTCGGATGTGTATTTTCTTTTTGCTGTAGGAATGTGAAAAGTGGTTTGTTTATATAGAGAGAACTGTAAACCATTTGCTATGAATGTTAGATTTatgaaaatacttttatttaatatttgtcaTACCATTTCTGTTTGCCGGCTTGATCAAGAAAGCGATTCTTGATCATATTCAATATAGTATTTGCTTGCACGCTAGTTTAAATGGGGAAATAGTTGTCAACCTTCTTTTACAAATGAAGGTCGAAAGAGTCGTActccagaaaaaaaaagtaaaaaagattAGAAGTCTTGGCTATCTCGATCAAATTTatccaataaatatattattttataggaAGAGCAAAATgaacgaaaaagaaaaattagaatAGGTTAAGAGAGAGAAAAGTATAGTCCAATGTGTTTCTGTAATAAAAAGGGAAACCATATAATAAACATTACAATTTCTAACAAAAATACTTAAGAAGTTCCACTACCTTTTTAATATGACAACTATACTCTAAAATATGCTAAAAGGATATTAGAAACTGACAAGTTCCgtgaagttatatatatatatctacgtGCTAGCTAGTTTTAAcaaatatcattttatatattagtcGATACTCGATATTAATCAACTACGAAAGAAATGTATATTCGTACGTACGGACTGGATTTCAATAGTACGACAGTATACACATGTCTCTTTGGGTCTCTTATTAGAGTCAGTTCCCAAATTAATAACCTTGTTGCCATTATGACAACATTCTACGTGGGGTTTTGGATCATTTCTCACTATGCAGTCTCATTTTTACTATTAGACCATGCTAGTATTAATATAAAACCCGAATCTAATATAATTGTTATGTATTGCACTATTGCATCACATATTCAGGATTTACATTTACGGTTTGATATGTTCTATTGTAAATCAGGCCATCTATATTATGGCGAGCTCTTCAAGACTTCGTATTGTATATACTTATAACCCCGGTTgtgttcaagaaaaaaaaacatccgTCACCATATGTACCTAGCTCTCATGTTCCATCATACTTTGCACATGTTATACATTCATCATAAATTTCACAGGCCGTTTTTATTATAACAATTTAAACACACAGAaaatttttaatgaatttagGAGTGTGAGACAACAGAGGCAACAATAaaagaagattaaaaacaagaaaataaatttgattcaCAACTCACAAACGTTAAAAACCGAGATAAAGAGTTAGGAACTCAGTATATGAAACCAGCGACCAAAGCCACGGTGGTTGCAACCAAGCCAGTGAACATATCAGCGGCAACAATGACAGCGGAGTTTGGTTTCTTGGAGGAAGGTCCAGGTGCTGATGCGTGGTCGTGGCCGTCGCCTTCATGGTGGTCATGATCATCGTGTTTATCCTGAGCCGAAACGATCGCAATCATGGCCAACAGAAGACAAGCCACAGTGATCTGAATAAAGATCTTCTTCATCATGTTTGTTGGACGCTGGTTTCTGATCACGCTGCTAAGGATGATAAAATGTGAGACAAGACTCGTATGTGTTTTTTGTTGTGAATATGAGGTTCTGGAAAGTTGGTTTATATAGAGAAGTTTTAAACCTTTTGTGTgaagatttttaaaagtaatatattttttaactccAGCTAGAAATTCTTTATAGTATTTCATTGTTGACTTTcttattagttttgttttcaaTAATGACATGTTGCCGGAGCTCTaacatgatttttcttttgtatatctCAAATTATTTTGAAGATTAAGTTGATAAATTGGGGAAATGAATGTAACTGaatatgtgtttcaaaaaaaaaaaaagtgtttcaaaaaaaagaatgtaacTGAATAAGATCAACCAAGAATAGAATATAAACTGATATCAAAACTCAGTAATAGAGTAGATGTTTGTCAGTATCTTAATTTCGTAACTTTACTTTTAATTTGAACTTCGACCCGCGTTTAACGCAGGTTTTTAATCATCATCACTTTAAAAATTGATTGGATCATTTTTATATCTTAAtgttctttaattatttttatgaaatagaAAATCTTGTGTGGTAGTCTACTTAGGAATATATCATATGTTCATAGAAAATCTCATGGAGAATCTTAATAATTGAAAAGTTtaatgaatttttcattttattttattattttgtatcaacattttttttttgaaattatggtAATCAAAATCATTTTTCATGCATGTCTCCTAGATCCTCTCTGAACTTACAAattcttttgaattttgattCCGAATAGTTTTAGTCTATGATAACCAGGGATTGTGGTCTGGTGGTGATTAACTTGAGGATAAATCTTAATACGGTAAAGCTACCAAGATTCGAGTCTCGGCTACTAAAGAATTAACATTTTGGCATCACCAGAAACAAGAGACCGACATGTGGGCTGAAAACGTAGGCTGCTAACACGTAGCTAATCTAGATTCATTTCTGTGGGGGCCAGGATATCCttgtataattcgaaaaaaatatattatcaattttaaattttcattacaTATAGTCACTAAATTATATCCAATCTAATGTTAAACTGGTTTGATAGATGAAtctaattgtcatatatatattgtttacacAAGAATTCAAGTTATGAATAGATAGAacatgttataatatttttctttttctacaaATATGATATAGTTCGTTCATGTTatagtgtttttaaaattgattgtttaaatatatagtaaTCAATCATATAGGGgttatatcccctatatattatttgagaagcattacaacttctttttgtagccacatgtcatcactagaatgattcttagaatcattagagaaatatgtttgtccatttaattatataataagttttttattaaactaacaataaattcatcattaatgtactttattatttccttaaataaaatttacggaattacctaatgtggctaaagtatatatgacaattattgattttgaataataaagatttgataaaaatagtgtatcttctatcttatttgtttaattttaagctattaaataaattaaacaaccacaataaccatataataaaaatttagatttttatgtatatgttatattttgaatttttacaaacggctataaattactaaaactgttaaaagtctcacattcaaattttatgatctatggtttaaaatttttgttatgaaaaaatacaaatgattacaaaaattaagtaaaaagtctaatttaattaattaataagattaatatatatatcgttttaaattaaactataaaccatataaaatataatattttagtttcaaaatttactttgaacaatttttttgataaaagttttgaacgatcattgacaacttatttttttaaattataaattactaaaactattaatcccacaatgaaaattttgttatcagtaatttaaatttttttctataaaatatacaaatgatcaaaaaattatatgagtagaaatcatcatttaatagacattaatattaaaaatatactaaaatatattatctatgttagtatcatttaaatttaataacatatcctatcaaataatttttttttttttggattaatacaattgatttatatgttcgcaccaatttaattatatttttaatagttactgacttttaattatttaatatgtatttattatttgataatatgtaaaaatatttaatatataaaataatttatatatataatgttaatcccgcgcaaggcgcgggtcttaacctataTGATAGTATGATACATAGTCTATTCATTTAAACGTTTCATAAAATGCTATGGGATAAAATGATTATAATATTCTCGGAGCTTAATCGAGATAGTTTTGTCAGTCGAGATAGAATAATATGCcaattattgaaaatattggATAAATTTTTTGCTTTATTCTGTAACATTATATGAAAATGACATAATACAGACGACCCAAACTCTTTTGGATTAGTGCCAACTTTAATTTGACAAAATTTGCATTGCCATTATGGCGACATCCTATGTACACATTCTACAGGTCTGCCAGTAATGATTtattttccagaaaaaaaattatataagtcaaactttgttttttttttttggtcaaaagtcAAAACTTTGTTTAAAAAACTATAAGAAATTAAGAAAGGAAGAACGTGAAGCCAAATTATTTTGTACATTGTTGAAACAGATTAGATTGATAAAATTGCATTTTAAACcaaattttttcttgtttttatatattttttgttctgAATTTACTTCCATTAACCGGAAAATGACTCTGATAGCATCCCAGCCAGCCTCAACAAGACCACAAGCATGTAGTAACCAAATAGGTGCAGAAGAGAAAACAATAGCATCAAAATATCGATGAAAAACAACAATGCATGTTCGGCAAAACTATCACCCTTGGTTCGAGCTTCATGATGCGTATGAGTAGTGAACCCATGACCTCTCTGTATACAATGATTTTTATCTTTAGGCGTTTCTCAAGATCTTCAGATGTCAAAACATTGTCAAtgaaatatagatttcaagtaAACGGAAAAGAGACAACAATGAAGTTTTACAATGCGTTGTTGCAAGAAAACGTAAAGGAACACAATGTGGTTGGTTTTAAGATGTCATTGATAAaatgatcatcatcattattCATCAGCAACCATCTATCATTGCCTGCGAGCAGCTCTTGACGCCATAGCTCGTAGGTTAGCTCTTGCTCTCGACAGAGAAACAtccgacgaagaagaagaagaataagaggaAGTTGCCCCAGCCGCCGTAACGCCAAACGCAGACGCGAATTCCTGCCGCTGTAACCGCAACGCGAACGCTGCATCACTATCTTGATCCAACCTCACACTCTcccctctcctcctcctctcgcTTCTCTCTTCAGACACAAGTAACCTCGAGATATCCTCTCTCTGCAACCTAGCTTGAAGCGCAGTTTCTCTGTTCCTGCTTCTTTGCCTATGATTAGAGTCTCTAGGGCTCGGCGTTTCCTTGCTTAGGAAGTTAGCGGAAGCAGAAGCTCGCTGTGCTTCGACTTCTTTAGGGAACAGAAGCTGGATTGTGTTCCAAAGAACCGTATTCACCGTGCAATACTTTCCATTTCTGCATAGTTAAACACCATTGTTATATAAAGTTCAAAGCTTTTTCTATCTGAAAAACTCATAAGAGTTTGATTCTGTTTTACCCTATTAGTTGCCTGCATTTAGGGCATTTCCTTCCACACTTATCTGCTGCAGACCGTAAACACTTCTTGCAAAAGCTACACAGACACAAAATTGAACAAGTCAGTACCAAATTCACCACACAAAAGACAGTTCTGTAGTGTTGTGTAGTTAGATCTACCTGTGTCCGCATGTTGTAGTACTTGGTTCATAGCAAATCTCAAGACAAATCTGCCGAACCAAGACGCAAGATTTCAACTTTAAGAACCTTAATcaaggaacaaaaaaaagtctCAAGATTCAGATTCTTACTGCACAAGACAACTCATCACGAAGCTTATCGATACAAGGGAGCGCAGCAGAAGTTGAGTTCTTCTCGTCCGGCAAGATCTTCTCATCCGTCtctgccttcttctcttcttttgtttctgtttttgtctccttgttctttctcttcttcttctctgcagatttttcctctgaaaccaaaacagagcaaaaaaaaaaaaaaaaaaaaaaaaatctgtatctCTATTTTCATGGATCCTAATGTTTCCGGCACAAGATCAATAATGGCAAGTACCTTCGCGTCTAATTACTTCATCAAGATCAACAACAGGAAACGGGTTAGAACTCTGCTTAATCCTCTGCCTCCTGTAACccaaaataaaaatcgaaactttcaTTAAAAGAGAACAGAGGATGTGTTGAGTTACCCCAAATCTGAAGAACCCTAAAGAAAAGTGGTTACCTTCTTGACCCCGAAGAAGGTGGGCTTGTTTTAGACAACAGATTGGATCGTCTCCTTCTCTTAGATGAACTTCTTTCAGGGGTGTCTTCCACCACGAAGCTAGCGATTATCAGATCCTCTTCGTCCCAACCCGCCAGAGCCGCCGCCGATTTGAATCTCGGGCTGATGAAGATGTCTGGGTTCGATCCATCTACGGAGCGGTTAGTGGCTCTGGATGGTGTTTCATTCACCATTGTCAAGATCTAGGGCTCGTGCTTCCTGTTGATTCCTCCGAGAATGCTCCagagagagaggaaagaagATACTAGTTCTCTCCCAACGGTCGGattccatttttaaaatcttgatTTCTATTGGGCCTATGGGCCTATTTAACTAAGATATTTACATTTGAATCTATTCCGTATTTACTACATTTTATTTGTAAACTGCCTTATTTTTACTTCACTACTCGACCAAAATTACAGAGAAAAAATCTGTCTTACatgaaccaaaagaaaattattttgagttttattCAGCTCTTGTTAAATGTGTCGACCTATCCTAGTATGGGCCAACGAGGCCTTTTTAACTCTATCTTCATCTTCCCCTCTTTCCCACATCAAACGCTGCGTTTTATTGTCTTTGAACCTCTCCCACACCTGATCTCTAAGCCCAGTGTCATTAACCTCACAGAATCTCTCGGCCCAATCAGGTGGTTCGACCGGTCGGGTTCCCAAACCGGGTGCCCGATCTCTCGACCCGACATTCTCATCGTTCTGCCAATCCGCCACGTAAGTCGCGACTCTCCTATAAAACTTCTCTTTAAAAACCTCCCAAACCTGATACTTGTAGTGGTTAATTACCATAACATCCTTATCCACGTCAGCAAACGTGAACGTATCTTTCAAATGAAAATGGTGCACCACGTTGATCAGCGTTGCGTTCATCGCCTCCGGCCGGAGTATGCTTTTGTGTCTCTCCGGTAAAATCACACGGCAAGTGTATCCCTCAGTGACTCCACCACGAGGCCGGTTACGCAAACCGGACGGTCCAAAACTGTGGCACGGCGTTCGAATTTCACCTATCGTATTGGAGACGGTGTGGTTTCTGATGATGCTGGTTAATGTTTGACCGGAAGGGATGTAGTAGAACTCGTCGACGTCGATGAACGCGACCCAATCGCAATCGCTCCTTGCACGGATCGCGCAGTTCGAGAATCCGGCTTCCTGAGTCTTGATCCACGGCCAGAAATGTCTCGTGATGTTGTAGCCGCGGCTTTCGAGATCCCTGATCTCTGCGATTATATCGTCGTCGCTGTTGTTGTCGTAGATGAACCACCGTTGAACGCCGATCCCCGCGTGGTACATCACCCACTCTCTTAAAACGGCGGCTGCGTTTCGCGTCATGGTACAGACGCACATCTCAAACGGTTTCCGTCGCGGCGGGTTAATGATCCGAACCGGTTGAGCGATCGAGGGAAGCATTCCGGTTCCTCC encodes:
- the LOC106375493 gene encoding glycosyltransferase family 92 protein RCOM_0530710, translating into MKNRRKLSGVCGSDVVLTWRTFFWFVVLFVFSFVLFSTMFVFKGKFRPVVRTTISFSTAKAVLRRESVTLSPAVSIREAVKLPEQTLVFLKYPPSLRLYTKGDLVCVFSGGGDSSKLRKEYPTAVDSDKFNGQIVRCPETPCGYNVSLAVSRWTADDHIPAGPTHQWDWLVYDAVIDHDNSTVVFVKGLNLRPGRVADVSRYECVYGWDFGKHNRLIRSDVISAAQEIIRCRTPLTVLDGGPKSAHGPVKVSVRIKGGTGMLPSIAQPVRIINPPRRKPFEMCVCTMTRNAAAVLREWVMYHAGIGVQRWFIYDNNSDDDIIAEIRDLESRGYNITRHFWPWIKTQEAGFSNCAIRARSDCDWVAFIDVDEFYYIPSGQTLTSIIRNHTVSNTIGEIRTPCHSFGPSGLRNRPRGGVTEGYTCRVILPERHKSILRPEAMNATLINVVHHFHLKDTFTFADVDKDVMVINHYKYQVWEVFKEKFYRRVATYVADWQNDENVGSRDRAPGLGTRPVEPPDWAERFCEVNDTGLRDQVWERFKDNKTQRLMWERGEDEDRILTMVNETPSRATNRSVDGSNPDIFISPRFKSAAALAGWDEEDLIIASFVVEDTPERSSSKRRRRSNLLSKTSPPSSGSRRRQRIKQSSNPFPVVDLDEVIRREEEKSAEKKKRKNKETKTETKEEKKAETDEKILPDEKNSTSAALPCIDKLRDELSCAICLEICYEPSTTTCGHSFCKKCLRSAADKCGRKCPKCRQLIGNGKYCTVNTVLWNTIQLLFPKEVEAQRASASANFLSKETPSPRDSNHRQRSRNRETALQARLQREDISRLLVSEERSERRRRGESVRLDQDSDAAFALRLQRQEFASAFGVTAAGATSSYSSSSSSDVSLSRARANLRAMASRAARRQ